A single window of Myxocyprinus asiaticus isolate MX2 ecotype Aquarium Trade chromosome 34, UBuf_Myxa_2, whole genome shotgun sequence DNA harbors:
- the LOC127424953 gene encoding protein argonaute-2 isoform X2, which yields MGRTIKLQANFFEMEIPKLEVYHYDIDIKPEKCPRRVNREIVEHMVQHFKTQIFGDRKPVYDGRKNLYTAMPLPIGRDKVELEVTIPGEGKDRSFKVAIKWMSCVSLQALHEALTGRLPNIPFETIQALDVVMRHLPSMRYTPVGRSFFTPSEGCSNPLGGGREVWFGFHQSVRPSLWKMMLNIDVSATAFYKAQPVIEFMCEVLDFKSIEEQQKPLTDSQRVKFTKEIKGLKVEITHCGQMKRKYRVCNVTRRPASHQTFPLQQENGQTIECTVAQYFKDKYKLVLRYPHLPCLQVGQEQKHTYLPLEVCNIVAGQRCIKKLTDNQTSTMIRATARSAPDRQDEISKLMRSANFNNDPYVREFGVMVRDEMTEVNGRVLQAPSILYGGRNKAIATPVQGVWDMRNKQFHTGIEIKVWAIACFAPQRQCTELLLKAFTDQLRKISRDAGMPIQGQPCFCKYAQGADSVEPMFKHLKYTYQGLQLVVVILPGKTPVYAEVKRVGDTVLGMATQCVQVKNVQKTTPQTLSNLCLKINVKLGGVNNILLPQGRPLVFQQPVIFLGADVTHPPAGDGKKPSIAAVVGSMDAHPSRYCATVRVQQHRQDIIQDLATMVRELLIQFYKSTRFKPTRIIYYRDGISEGQFNQVLQHELLAIREACIKLEKDYQPGITFVVVQKRHHTRLFCMDRNERVGKSGNIPAGTTVDTKITHPSEFDFYLCSHAGIQGTSRPSHYHVLWDDNHFTSDELQVLTYQLCHTYVRCTRSVSIPAPAYYAHLVAFRARYHLVDKEHDSAEGSHTSGQSNGRDQQALAKAVQIHQDTLRTMYFA from the exons ATGGGAAGGACAATCAAGCTTCAGGCCAACTTCTTCGAAATGGAGATACCCAAGTTGGAGGTGTACCATTATGACATAGACATCAAGCCTGAGAAATGCCCACGGAGAGTTAACCG cGAAATTGTTGAGCACATGGTCCAGCACTTTAAAACGCAGATCTTTGGAGATCGAAAGCCTGTGTATGATGGGAGGAAGAATCTCTACACTGCCATGCCTTTACCCATTGGAAGGGACAAA GTGGAGCTGGAGGTCACAATTCCAGGGGAGGGAAAGGACAGGAGCTTTAAAGTAGCTATAAAGTGGATGTCCTGTGTGAGTCTGCAAGCTCTACATGAAGCACTGACAGGACGACTACCAAACATCCCCTTTGAGACCATTCAGGCTCTGGATGTTGTAATGAGACATTTGCCCTCTATGAG GTACACCCCAGTTGGACGTTCATTCTTCACTCCCTCTGAAGGCTGCTCTAACCCCCTTGGTGGAGGTAGAGAAGTCTGGTTTGGCTTCCACCAGTCTGTTCGACCGTCCCTCTGGAAAATGATGCTCAACATTGATG tGTCTGCCACTGCATTCTACAAAGCTCAACCTGTGATtgagttcatgtgtgaggttttggattttaaaagcattgaagaGCAACAGAAGCCCTTAACAGACTCCCAGAGAGTGAAGTTTACAAAGGAGATAAAAG GTCTGAAGGTGGAGATCACTCACTGTGGACAGATGAAGAGGAAATACAGGGTGTGTAATGTGACTAGGAGGCCAGCCAGCCATCAAAC GTTTCCCTTGCAGCAAGAGAATGGTCAGACCATTGAATGCACTGTTGCACAGTACTTCAAGGATAAGTACAAACTGGTGCTGCGATATCCACATCTCCCATGTTTACAAGTTGGTCAGGAACAGAAACACACTTACCTTCCCCTGGAG GTCTGTAACATAGTAGCCGGGCAGAGATGCATCAAAAAACTGACAGACAATCAGACCTCCACTATGATACGTGCCACAGCCAGGTCTGCGCCTGACCGTCAGGATGAGATCAGCAAACTG ATGAGAAGTGCCAACTTCAACAATGATCCTTATGTGCGCGAGTTTGGAGTCATGGTGAGAGACGAGATGACTGAGGTCAATGGTCGGGTCCTGCAGGCACCTTCAATTCTTTATGGAGGAAGG AACAAAGCAATTGCAACCCCAGTTCAGGGTGTGTGGGACATGAGGAACAAGCAGTTCCACACAGGCATTGAGATAAAAGTGTGGGCTATTGCCTGCTTTGCCCCACAGAGGCAGTGCACGGAACTCCTTTTGAA AGCATTCACTGACCAGCTCCGAAAGATCTCGCGTGATGCCGGGATGCCCATTCAGGGCCAGCCGTGCTTTTGCAAATATGCCCAGGGGGCAGACAGTGTGGAGCCTATGTTCAAACACCTCAAGTACACATACCAAGGCTTACAGTTGGTGGTGGTCATCCTACCTGGGAAGACCCCTGTTTACG CTGAGGTAAAGCGTGTTGGAGACACTGTTCTTGGCATGGCCACACAGTGTGTCCAGGTAAAGAATGTACAGAAGACCACACCTCAGACCCTTTCCAACCTCTGCCTCAAGATTAATGTCAAACTGGGTGGAGTCAACAATATTCTTCTTCCACAGGGCAG GCCCTTGGTGTTTCAGCAGCCAGTCATATTTCTGGGTGCAGATGTGACTCACCCCCCAGCTGGAGATGGCAAGAAACCCTCTATTGCTGCT GTGGTTGGCAGTATGGATGCCCACCCAAGCCGGTACTGTGCCACAGTGCGGGTGCAGCAGCACCGTCAGGACATCATTCAGGATCTGGCCACCATGGTGAGAGAGCTGCTTATCCAGTTCTACAAATCCACACGCTTCAAACCCACGCGCATTATCTATTACAGAGACGGCATCTCGGAGGGGCAGTTCAACCAA GTTCTGCAACATGAGCTGCTGGCCATCCGTGAAGCCTGTATCAAGCTGGAGAAAGATTACCAGCCAGGCATCACCTTTGTAGTAGTCCAAAAGAGACATCACACCAGGCTCTTTTGCATGGACAGGAATGAAAGG GTTGGAAAGAGTGGCAACATTCCTGCTGGCACCACAGTTGACACCAAAATTACCCATCCATCTGAGTTTGACTTCTATCTCTGTAGTCATGCCGGAATTCAG GGAACCAGCAGGCCCTCCCACTATCACGTGTTGTGGGACGACAACCATTTCACCTCTGATGAGCTGCAAGTCCTAACCTACCAGCTGTGCCACACCTACGTGCGCTGCACCCGCTCTGTCTCCATTCCTGCACCAGCCTATTACGCCCACCTGGTGGCATTCCGTGCACGCTACCACTTGGTTGACAAAGAACACGACAG TGCTGAGGGAAGCCACACATCTGGTCAGAGTAATGGCAGAGACCAACAGGCCCTGGCCAAAGCTGTGCAGATCCACCAGGATACACTGCGTACCATGTACTTCGCCTGA
- the LOC127424953 gene encoding protein argonaute-2 isoform X1, translating to MYPIGAAGAAEQCPGRQSSGSDVSAPVSPPAQEYVFKPPQRPDFGTMGRTIKLQANFFEMEIPKLEVYHYDIDIKPEKCPRRVNREIVEHMVQHFKTQIFGDRKPVYDGRKNLYTAMPLPIGRDKVELEVTIPGEGKDRSFKVAIKWMSCVSLQALHEALTGRLPNIPFETIQALDVVMRHLPSMRYTPVGRSFFTPSEGCSNPLGGGREVWFGFHQSVRPSLWKMMLNIDVSATAFYKAQPVIEFMCEVLDFKSIEEQQKPLTDSQRVKFTKEIKGLKVEITHCGQMKRKYRVCNVTRRPASHQTFPLQQENGQTIECTVAQYFKDKYKLVLRYPHLPCLQVGQEQKHTYLPLEVCNIVAGQRCIKKLTDNQTSTMIRATARSAPDRQDEISKLMRSANFNNDPYVREFGVMVRDEMTEVNGRVLQAPSILYGGRNKAIATPVQGVWDMRNKQFHTGIEIKVWAIACFAPQRQCTELLLKAFTDQLRKISRDAGMPIQGQPCFCKYAQGADSVEPMFKHLKYTYQGLQLVVVILPGKTPVYAEVKRVGDTVLGMATQCVQVKNVQKTTPQTLSNLCLKINVKLGGVNNILLPQGRPLVFQQPVIFLGADVTHPPAGDGKKPSIAAVVGSMDAHPSRYCATVRVQQHRQDIIQDLATMVRELLIQFYKSTRFKPTRIIYYRDGISEGQFNQVLQHELLAIREACIKLEKDYQPGITFVVVQKRHHTRLFCMDRNERVGKSGNIPAGTTVDTKITHPSEFDFYLCSHAGIQGTSRPSHYHVLWDDNHFTSDELQVLTYQLCHTYVRCTRSVSIPAPAYYAHLVAFRARYHLVDKEHDSAEGSHTSGQSNGRDQQALAKAVQIHQDTLRTMYFA from the exons ATGTATCCCATTGGAGCAGCTGGTG CTGCTGAGCAGTGTCCGGGACGTCAGTCTTCAGGGTCAGATGTTTCTG CTCCAGTGTCTCCTCCAGCACAAGAGTATGTCTTCAAACCTCCCCAACGGCCAGACTTTGGCACAATGGGAAGGACAATCAAGCTTCAGGCCAACTTCTTCGAAATGGAGATACCCAAGTTGGAGGTGTACCATTATGACATAGACATCAAGCCTGAGAAATGCCCACGGAGAGTTAACCG cGAAATTGTTGAGCACATGGTCCAGCACTTTAAAACGCAGATCTTTGGAGATCGAAAGCCTGTGTATGATGGGAGGAAGAATCTCTACACTGCCATGCCTTTACCCATTGGAAGGGACAAA GTGGAGCTGGAGGTCACAATTCCAGGGGAGGGAAAGGACAGGAGCTTTAAAGTAGCTATAAAGTGGATGTCCTGTGTGAGTCTGCAAGCTCTACATGAAGCACTGACAGGACGACTACCAAACATCCCCTTTGAGACCATTCAGGCTCTGGATGTTGTAATGAGACATTTGCCCTCTATGAG GTACACCCCAGTTGGACGTTCATTCTTCACTCCCTCTGAAGGCTGCTCTAACCCCCTTGGTGGAGGTAGAGAAGTCTGGTTTGGCTTCCACCAGTCTGTTCGACCGTCCCTCTGGAAAATGATGCTCAACATTGATG tGTCTGCCACTGCATTCTACAAAGCTCAACCTGTGATtgagttcatgtgtgaggttttggattttaaaagcattgaagaGCAACAGAAGCCCTTAACAGACTCCCAGAGAGTGAAGTTTACAAAGGAGATAAAAG GTCTGAAGGTGGAGATCACTCACTGTGGACAGATGAAGAGGAAATACAGGGTGTGTAATGTGACTAGGAGGCCAGCCAGCCATCAAAC GTTTCCCTTGCAGCAAGAGAATGGTCAGACCATTGAATGCACTGTTGCACAGTACTTCAAGGATAAGTACAAACTGGTGCTGCGATATCCACATCTCCCATGTTTACAAGTTGGTCAGGAACAGAAACACACTTACCTTCCCCTGGAG GTCTGTAACATAGTAGCCGGGCAGAGATGCATCAAAAAACTGACAGACAATCAGACCTCCACTATGATACGTGCCACAGCCAGGTCTGCGCCTGACCGTCAGGATGAGATCAGCAAACTG ATGAGAAGTGCCAACTTCAACAATGATCCTTATGTGCGCGAGTTTGGAGTCATGGTGAGAGACGAGATGACTGAGGTCAATGGTCGGGTCCTGCAGGCACCTTCAATTCTTTATGGAGGAAGG AACAAAGCAATTGCAACCCCAGTTCAGGGTGTGTGGGACATGAGGAACAAGCAGTTCCACACAGGCATTGAGATAAAAGTGTGGGCTATTGCCTGCTTTGCCCCACAGAGGCAGTGCACGGAACTCCTTTTGAA AGCATTCACTGACCAGCTCCGAAAGATCTCGCGTGATGCCGGGATGCCCATTCAGGGCCAGCCGTGCTTTTGCAAATATGCCCAGGGGGCAGACAGTGTGGAGCCTATGTTCAAACACCTCAAGTACACATACCAAGGCTTACAGTTGGTGGTGGTCATCCTACCTGGGAAGACCCCTGTTTACG CTGAGGTAAAGCGTGTTGGAGACACTGTTCTTGGCATGGCCACACAGTGTGTCCAGGTAAAGAATGTACAGAAGACCACACCTCAGACCCTTTCCAACCTCTGCCTCAAGATTAATGTCAAACTGGGTGGAGTCAACAATATTCTTCTTCCACAGGGCAG GCCCTTGGTGTTTCAGCAGCCAGTCATATTTCTGGGTGCAGATGTGACTCACCCCCCAGCTGGAGATGGCAAGAAACCCTCTATTGCTGCT GTGGTTGGCAGTATGGATGCCCACCCAAGCCGGTACTGTGCCACAGTGCGGGTGCAGCAGCACCGTCAGGACATCATTCAGGATCTGGCCACCATGGTGAGAGAGCTGCTTATCCAGTTCTACAAATCCACACGCTTCAAACCCACGCGCATTATCTATTACAGAGACGGCATCTCGGAGGGGCAGTTCAACCAA GTTCTGCAACATGAGCTGCTGGCCATCCGTGAAGCCTGTATCAAGCTGGAGAAAGATTACCAGCCAGGCATCACCTTTGTAGTAGTCCAAAAGAGACATCACACCAGGCTCTTTTGCATGGACAGGAATGAAAGG GTTGGAAAGAGTGGCAACATTCCTGCTGGCACCACAGTTGACACCAAAATTACCCATCCATCTGAGTTTGACTTCTATCTCTGTAGTCATGCCGGAATTCAG GGAACCAGCAGGCCCTCCCACTATCACGTGTTGTGGGACGACAACCATTTCACCTCTGATGAGCTGCAAGTCCTAACCTACCAGCTGTGCCACACCTACGTGCGCTGCACCCGCTCTGTCTCCATTCCTGCACCAGCCTATTACGCCCACCTGGTGGCATTCCGTGCACGCTACCACTTGGTTGACAAAGAACACGACAG TGCTGAGGGAAGCCACACATCTGGTCAGAGTAATGGCAGAGACCAACAGGCCCTGGCCAAAGCTGTGCAGATCCACCAGGATACACTGCGTACCATGTACTTCGCCTGA